The sequence CTAAGAATCAAGAAGGTTTTAATTGATTGAGCTCCATCATGGCATGGTAAGGCGATGGAACAACAAGGTTTGAACAGTTCTTCAAGTTGTAGGTGGATAACTACTCGATGTACTTGAGGTCAGTCCTTGAACATTAAGTCCCACCGCTCACTTCCACTTCCAAGATTCATAATTTGTTACTGATTGAAACAAGAGCAGATCGTCGGTGTGCATTACTTGTCTTGATGGGAGATGTCAAGCTTAGtcattagttaaaaaaattctgTTCCTGTTAAACAAGAGCCTCGGAGACAtatgaaaatagtaaaaatttttCATGTCACCTTCCGATTATAGTTAAATTGTTAACTAGCTCCTCATCTTCAGAATTCTTGATGATTTTAACTATACTGTCGATATAAGGAGCTTGAGGTCGAATTCCCTTCTTGAGCATTAACCTCGCAAGCTTCACAGCCTCCAAGGAATGCTTTTGTCGACATAGCCCCACTAAAAGAATGGAATAGATATCAGAGTCAATGGAAGATAAGCATCCCAAACTCTCAATTTCATCACATAAGTGATATCCATCTAGCATCCGCCCCTCCAAACAAAGCTCCTTTATCATAATGCTACATGCCAAACCATCTGGTCTCATCCCACTATCTAGCATCTTCCTGAATGCCTTCTCCGCTTCATGAggtttttgatttgtttttaaaGAAACCACCAGAGAACTGTAACATTCTCCAGGGGAGACATTACCTCCTCTTACTACTCTCTCAATTAACTTATATATCTCCTCCACTCGATCCTCAGCACAAAAGCACTTAATTAAAGAACTAACTGTTATGCGATTTGGAGCACACCCAAAAGCTTCCATTCGATCCAAAACCTTCAATGCCTCCGACAGCCTGCCTTTCTCACAAAACCTTTGAATAAGAGAGGTATAAGTTACTACATTAGGACTACAATTCCCACCTTCTTTCTCCATTTCCCCTAATAACTCCAAAGCTTTCTCCATATTCCCACACCTACAAACCCCATCAAGAAGCACCGAGTACAACACCACATTGGGCAAACACCCCTGTTCcttcataacattaaacaaccCACAAGCATCCTCCAACCTACATGCATTACAAAACCCTTTGACCATCTCAACAAAGGTGATCATATCAGGACAAAGATCCATCGAACCCATCTCTCTCATCAAACTTCCAGCCATATCCATATCACCCTTTTGGCAAACCAATCTTATTACAACATTGTACATTGTGGTGTCAGCACGTAAACCAAAATCCGGCATTTTCCTCAATACCCGCAAAGCCTCATCAGCAAGTTTAGCTTCTTTGTACAAATTCAAAACCACCTTAAATGTCTTAAGACTAACTAAACAACTCTCAGCTCTATAAGCATCAATAACATTGAAAAGAAGTTGTGGGTTTTGATGAATTCCAAACAATTTACAAACTTTGGTGTACATATAAGAACTATGCCTATAATTAGATTGAAGACCAGCCCAAATGAAAAATCTAAGACCCATTTGAGATTGGCCAGGATAGCACCTTTCTAAGACATTGCTGACAGATTTTGCATCCAGTAAAGCACTAAATGGGGCCAGTGTTTTCTCCATGTTGCCACCGTTGTTTTTCTTCAGGTGATTGAAAACTTTGTCAGCAGATGAGGCAGTTGTGAAATGAAAGGTTAAGAATTTGGGGTTTTCCAGGCGAATTGAAGACGAGAGAAACCGCGAAATTGAACAAAGCGCCATTAATTTAGTCAAGAAATTACCTTATAGGCGGAAAATTggctaaaccctaaaccctatgATGGAAAAAGATGCTACCTTGTTGGGGAAGAGAGCAAGTAAAGCCTGAATAGGACCGAGGCAACTTGGAAAGGAACCGGTTGAAGGGCTTTTGCCTAGACGAATTTTTCAACGTCTTAGATCAGATCCAAGTTCTTCGACTGTTTGTTGCATACGGAGCACACCtgctttattttccttttttttgttagctggaattttttgctttttgactGAGTAATAATAGGATAAAAGAGAACCATTACTAgttctcaaaaaaaaataagaataaaaaagattgCATTTACGTcccaaaaaagaacaaatatttagtaaaaataacaataaaagaaaaaaaaaactaatattgcTATTTATAAACCTGGTTGACAAaggatctttatttttttttataaatacaaaaaatatatatatatattatttattatcattaaaatttatatatcatgtgataatttaaataattagctaaaagaatttatttttttaattttgaattttagaataaaaattaaatattaaatataataattatcatattaGCAATTATTTCGttaataattaatcataatttgtGATACATAacaaaacttattaaaaaataaattttaataccaGATCAGATTGATCCCAAATTTTGATCTGTGTTATCTCATGGGCCAAATACCGAGGaaattgttagaaaaataacaatataataatataaagataGCAAGTATAAAGagcattcaaataaaatatatagaaaactttaaaatatttgatataaaaaatgtggacaaaatatcaaattaattataaaagtattgataaaacttgaaattttcaacaaaatttggATGAAGGATTTGAATTTAAGTTTGAGGCTCTTTCATAGATGCTAGTGAATTCAAATACTTTTGTCTCCCAATATATAATGGATGTATAAAAGCTTTAAAACCAATGAATATTTtacttgattttttattaatgttttgtaATAATGGAATGTTGTGAATTGTTTTCCAGATTGAAGAGTTTCTAGACAAACTTATTGATCATTAAAGCCTTTTTGTTGGGACAAAATCgagattttaattaaatttttttttttttttttttttttggaaattggtTTGAGTTGTGGAAATTGTTTTCCAGCTTGTTATGCTTCTGTCAAAAGACTCAAAACCAAACAAGGTGGATGCAAATGTGATAAGTTCTACAAGTATTTATATTAACATCCATTCCTtagttttttttaagtgctttcCATAAGCTCAAAAACTTCATTCTTCTTGCCTCCAAAGTATTCTTCCAAGTTCTTAGGCTTTTCATTGCAATGGAGTTCAAGCAATTTCAAGTTTGTCAGAAAGAATTTCAAAGATGCAAGATTTTGAAGCTTTTGtatattcattatatttttggaAGACAGATGCATTTAGATTTACTAGCACCTATAAAAGGCCAAACGTATCGTAAGGACACTATGTTGAACACCAAACTTGGACCTAAATCCAAATCTTTCATCTAAATTTTGTTGAATAATCCAAGTTTCCATCAAtacttttgtaattattttgatattttgtccacattttttatatgaaataattttaagctttttgtatattttatttgaatgctCCTTGTACttggtatattatatattttttatataatttcctAACAATTTTAAGACAAAAAAAAGTAAGGTATATAGGTGCTGAAGTTTGCACAGAAGGCATCGATTGTTTATTAGTATAATGTGAATCCTTCTGTTTTCCTGAGTATCGTGGTTTTGATAAAGAAAGCTGAACATGTTTTATTaggaatttatatttttttggtttgttatgCTCTACTTAATGCTAACAATTCTTGTAGGAAAGTTTTCTACGTTGAGTTTGAGATTGGATTTAGTTTCTTGATTATTCTAGACAATAACGCATGCAAAGCCCATTTACGATGAATCTTGTTATCGAGTAGAATGGACTTTGGATGAATGATCAATTTCTTTTGTAGAATCTTAGGTCTTTTGAAACTTGGATGCTGAGTTGAACTGAGCAGTTTTGGGTTCCTAAATTGGTATGAAACCTTGATGAAAACCAAGAAACTCTTAGcataattttttgttcttttgggaGTGAATTTTTAGATAGATTTGGACAAATTTGACATGTAGGCTATGTTGCTCACACCAAAAGATCCTGAAATCTGAAGCCGAAATCACAAGAAATTCTGACAAATTCGACAAACCCGTGGctgattatttttagatttgaatattgtgtttttgacattttttgAACAAATTGATACGAGATTTATGTTGCGCAGACCAATACAAAGAGAACAAGATTAATCTAGTCGAAAACAGCCATTGGAATTGAAAGATCCTGTAGGATCGAAAAGTAATAAGTTCTATTATCTCAGAATATGTGGGAGAAGCCATTTTGTTTTACTAGTTACCTTTTTAAATAAAGCACCCttaaaggaaagagaaaaaaccccataTGAGCAATGGAAAGGAAAATAGCAATAGCCTCCTTTGAAATTTCTATGAATGTGGAGGTGTCTTACTAAAATGGCAATGAAATAGAGAATAGATACAACGAGTACCCAATCTATTTAACTAGAGATCCCTAATTTTAGGTTCTAAAGGATaactaaattgtaaaaattgagTTGAATTATTGCAAGGATTATCCTCCTATCTATTcctataataaaatagtaatgtacataaaaaaaatgttaagacTTTTAGTGATACTTATGCTTGGAGGGAATCTCAAAGAAGTAACATAGGTTACTCTTAAATAAGAAATCACCTATGCGAGAGAGAAATGGGACCGTTTCAAAAGAAAACTGTATGGGAACCAATTCTTTATAAACTCTCCTAGATTTAGGTTCTAAAGGATaactaaattgtaaaaattgaattagattATTGCAAGGATTATCCTCCTATCTATTcctataataaaatagtaatgcCCATAAGAAAATGTTAAGCCATACTTTTAGTGATACTTATGCTTTGAGGGAATCTCATAGAAGTAACATAGGTTACTCTTAGATAAGAAATCACATATGCAAGACAGAAATGGGGccatttcaaaagaaaattgtatgggattcaattctttagaaactctcaaGAACTAGGAAAATATTTATAGCCAAAACAAACATAACAGTAAGAACTAAAATGCATTTGAAAGATTCATATGTGAAGTATATAATCATTTACACGAATGATAAAATGGTTCAAGGACATTTTATCTACTATTTAGTCAGTAAAGTAAATATAATCTCACaagaaaagatttaaaaagtaATACCCTATGAACATCTCAACCGTAGAACTCAATTACCAAAGTCAAACTTTATGTCTCTAACTCCGTTTCATGtcaattatcaattttatttatgtaggggattgttgaaaaatatgatatttgtaACAACCATGATTAATGGCTAGAGTTATACAAGTGAACTGAAATTGAATAGGTGTAAAGagcaaataaatttcaaagattaatgGTAGGTTAATTTGACCATTTATGAtttaataagaaattaatttaatcgTTATGGGGAATTAATTGAGTAAcggtttttaaatttaattgactattatgaaattgattaaaatatttcaaaattaattggaACTATATCACCAGAGTCAAATTTTGTATATGTAGTTTCATTCCATGCCAATCTATCAATTTCGTTTATATaggaaattgtttaaaaaatgtGCCTCTAACaacctaattaaataattacaacaGCCATGTTTAATGGCAGGAGTTACACCCGTGAATTAAATTAATGTAATgaacaaataaatttcaatgCTTAATGGTAGTTTAAATTGACCATTATAAATTAATGGCAGATTAATTTGATCATTATGGAGAATTAATTAAGTAAcggttttttaatttaattaattgttatgaaattaattgaaaCATTTCAGAATTAATTAGAATGTTATAAAAATAGTTGGCTATTGAATACCCCTCCGTGGATGAGTCTATATGTTGAACCCATTGCTTAGTTTTCCTAAGTGCTTTTGACAAGCTGTAAAGATTCCTTCATCTTATCTTCAAAGTATTCTTAGATGTTTTTAAGTTTTCCAATGTATTAGACATCAGGCAATTTCAAGTTTACCAAAGAGAAATTCCAAAGGTACaagatttttaaacttttatacCTGCGTTGTATCTTAGAAGACAGACCCATTTGGATTCATTAGCTCCCATGACGGGCCGAATTTGTCTTAAAGAGTGTGGAACATAAGCCTCGAACTTAAATTCAAATCCTTTGTCCAAATTTCATTGAATATTCcaggtttttaacaatttttgttgtaattattttgatattttgtccacattttttatatgaaatatttttaagctttttgtatattttatttgaatgctccttgtatttgatatttttatattattttattgttatgtttcTAACAAAgttaacttaaaaataaaaaagaaaaatgaattttaccATGTACtaatttcattaacattttcaaaatctattgGTAATTATGAAAATGTATGAGTGACACTGCAATTGATCGTTCTTAATTAGTGGAATAATTTCGattaatttgattatatgtATGAGATCCCTGTcaattaattagataaatataggcaattcaataattaatttccattgAATGTTCTCTTTACTATAAAATGTAGTGTGagagaaattttgtgaaatcaCACTTGTGCGAAAACTGAAAACTCAAATTGGcgtcttaaatttttttcattcgaGCCACCAATTAAAGTATTAGATTCAGAgattccttcttttttatttcaaatatttttcataaaaaataaaataaaagaagcaagGAGTGTGATGTTTCAAACCGACAATATAGAAAAGTATACCAATAAAGTCAAtttcatttcaaataaaaaataaaataaataaatatcaaagtTGAAACTAAAAAACTGTTTggattgaagaagaaaaaaaaaaaaaatctttaatgcggaaaggaaagaaaagtatTCGTTTATAAGTGTTGATTGTATGACTAATGAATAGAAATGCAACGAAATGATATGACATAgactaataataatagtaattttggTTATTAAAATTGCTTTTCTTTCTATCAATTTCCagttaattttgaaagaaaacaaatttaatataaaagaattaatttctttccttttatttccTTTCCATCTAATTTTAaccatccaaataaaaaatttaaatcatttctTTTCTATTCCCTTCTATTTCATCAGTCCAAACATAATGTAAAATAACAAGTAACAACTATttgactgaaaaaaaaaagttacaacaactaaataaattcctttataatctacctactgctgctgctgctgctggtaaataatattgttgttgttgttgttgtatattgcttttatttattttttatttttttgggttatatttGTATACAAGTAAACATGGGGCTTCTTGCTTATGGACCTCTTTAAAGCTTTCAAAtgcaaatgaaaaaaacaaaaataaaagataaaaaataaaagctttctTAGATTGTTCCCTTATGAAATtggaaaaattagaaatttataaATCAGTTCATTcataaaactattttctttttatatataatttaatcataAACTTACTAACCTACGTGCACACACAAAATTAAAGCAAGCAATTGAGCAATTAATTCCATAATAAAAAAGCcaaatacttaaaatataagagtttctgtttttctttaattaaaatcttgtttttatattttataagatgCAAAGTTTAGGTGGTAGTTCAAGTTCAATATTCGAAGATCTTAAGTAAGCATTACTAAAAGAACATTCATGTGATTAACTTTTCTTAAGATTTCCCTTTATCTTTGTGTTTATTCTTttaggcaaaaaagaaaaaaaaaaaagtatcggAATTCCCAAGCACCAAATTTGTTAATTTGGGTCATGGAAAAGCATGAGAATCAGATCCATTGTCTACAAATCCTTCCAATTTACTTTCGGccacaaatatagaaaaaataataaataaataactaagaaGGATATGGACATTCTCACCCTTCTTCATCTCAGGAGGcttataattttacatatagatatatatatatatatatatatatatatatatatatatatatatgtttatattatgATACATATATGATATGTATTATCgaaaaattatatgttaattCTGTAATAGGGCATATTAGACATGCACTATAAAATGGACGTTTAATTTcagataaaatattatctaacaaAAATtgtgatgcatatatatatatatatatatatgtttatatgtgtgtgtgtgatacATCTCCTTAAATATTAAACTTTCACCGAAAGCTGCCTATAACATGCACCATGTATATGTTAAACTTTGAAAAGATTATTAGGTTTTAAGCGATCGatcaaaaatgattaaaattaaCTTTCACGATATCTTCTCTAATGACATgatcaattaaattataatcGCGTGTGCAGgagctttaatttttcttttgccaTCTTAAAGATAAATATAGAAGATAATGCAAATTTTGGTGGAGAAGCAACAGAATATTATCGTATTTTCTATTCTACTTGGCTTGGTCCGCCATAACTGTTTTccatggaaatatatatatatatatatatatatatatatatatatatatatatatatgtatcaattATGATAAACAAAGAAGATAACACATATgatgaaaaggaaaacaattatatggcaaatttttttaaaaaataatataaaaggactctaatatttttatctgataaatataaaattacattcTTTTATTTAGgggttgtataatttttttcaatacatCAATGCCCCAtatctttaaattattataagttagtccaatttattaaaatttaatagaaacTGTGAAGGGCATGTGAAATTGCATTTAAGTATcctataaaattgttttttaacattCTTTAACTAAATTCagtaaaaaatgttaaaaaaaaagactagtaaattgaaaaaaatgtaaaaccacaataaaatctaaaaactcACTTGTATTATCTTGGACATAATAAAgtctaaaagaataaaaataataaaatcatctaCTTTCATAATATTGTCTTGATCTtaccatatataaattaatttgcttCGAAACTTGGacttcccaaaaaaataataataaaaaaaaattgagatttaaaggtaaatgtgAAAGTAACTTGTTTGGAAGTAGgactaacataaaaaaaaaaataaaaaaaaaaaattgggatatTGGAGTAATACACTTTAAACTATACACACTTTGACACTTTATAtcctaaataattttattttttttttagcattttacACCCTAAATTTCAGTTTTTTACATCATTGCACCTTACTCATTTTCTCTGTTAACTTTTAACAAATTTATCACATGACTAGCACATGAGGTAAAAAATGAGAATGTAAAGTCCAATTCTATATGATTTACTATGAATAgtgcaaaaaaaatttaataaaaaataatgaaaatcaattaaattatgattcttttaacatttattaaagttttaaaaaaatacaaatgtcatttttgaaaaaataaaaaccaataatatGTAAATactatagaaattaaaaaaagaaagacttataa comes from Ziziphus jujuba cultivar Dongzao chromosome 6, ASM3175591v1 and encodes:
- the LOC107430305 gene encoding pentatricopeptide repeat-containing protein At5g47360, with translation MALCSISRFLSSSIRLENPKFLTFHFTTASSADKVFNHLKKNNGGNMEKTLAPFSALLDAKSVSNVLERCYPGQSQMGLRFFIWAGLQSNYRHSSYMYTKVCKLFGIHQNPQLLFNVIDAYRAESCLVSLKTFKVVLNLYKEAKLADEALRVLRKMPDFGLRADTTMYNVVIRLVCQKGDMDMAGSLMREMGSMDLCPDMITFVEMVKGFCNACRLEDACGLFNVMKEQGCLPNVVLYSVLLDGVCRCGNMEKALELLGEMEKEGGNCSPNVVTYTSLIQRFCEKGRLSEALKVLDRMEAFGCAPNRITVSSLIKCFCAEDRVEEIYKLIERVVRGGNVSPGECYSSLVVSLKTNQKPHEAEKAFRKMLDSGMRPDGLACSIMIKELCLEGRMLDGYHLCDEIESLGCLSSIDSDIYSILLVGLCRQKHSLEAVKLARLMLKKGIRPQAPYIDSIVKIIKNSEDEELVNNLTIIGR